The sequence CTGCGGATCGAACCCGGCGAGACCGAGGCCGCGCTGCGCGCCCAGCCCGGGGTCGCCGACGCGGCCGTCGTCCTGCGCGAGGACCGGCCGGGCGACAAGCGCCTCGTCGGGTACGTCGTGGCCGCCGCCGGATCGGACGATCCCGAGCCGGCCCGGCTGCGTACGGCCCTGAAGCGGCTGCTGCCCGATCACCAGGTGCCTTCGGTGGTGGCCGTCGTCCCCGCCCTGCCGCTCACCCCCAACGGGAAGCTCGACCGCCGCGCCCTGCCCGCTCCCCAGCTGCGGCGCCCCTCCGGCGCCGCCCGCCCCGCCACCGAGGTCGAGCGCCTGCTGGCCGGCGTCTGGGGCGAGGTGCTCGGCCTGACGGAGGTCGGCGCGGACGAGGACTTCTTCGACATCGGCGGCCACTCGCTCCTCGCCACCCAGGTCGTCGCCAGGGCCCGTACCCGGCTGACCGAGGCGGGGGCGCGGCCCGTCAGCGTCATGGACCTCTTCACCCACCGCACCGTCCGCGACCTGGCGGCCGTCGCCGCCCGGGACGAGCGGGACGACGCCCCGAGGCCGCTGCTGCACCGGCTCACCCCGCCCGTGTCCGCCGCCCACCGCGCCCGCACCTTCGTCTGCGTGCCCTACGGCGGCGGCAGCCCCGTCGTCTACCAGCCCGTCGCCGACGCGCTGCCCTCGGACGTCGAGCTGTGGGCGGTCGCCGTGCCGGGCCACGACGTCGGCGTCACCGAGGAGTCCGTGCCGTTCGACGAACTGGCCCGGCGCATCGCGGCCGAGGTGCGGGAGCGGACCGGGGGTCCCGTCGTGGTCTACGGCCACTGCGCGGTCGGTACGGCCCTGGCGATCGCCGTCTCCCGGCTGCTGGAAGCGGCCGGGCACCCCCTGGAGGCCGTCTACGCCGGCGCCCAGTTCCCCTTCGCCCGGCCGCGCAGCCGGGTGCTCAACGCGCTGAGCCGCGTCGCCTCCCTCGAACCGCTGCTCGGGGACCGGGTCTACGCGAACTGGCTGATCGGGCTCGGCGTGAACACCTCCGACCTCGACAAGGAGCAGGCCGCCTTCATCATCGGCAACATGCGCCGCGACACGCAGGCCGCCGAGGACTACTTCACCCGGGCCATCGCCGAAGTCGCGGCCGGCGCGCCTCGGTTGCGCGCCCCGCTCATCTGCCTGATCGGTGACCAGGACCCGGCGGCCGACTTCTACCAGGAGCGCTACCGCGAGTGGCTGCTGCTGGCCGAGCGCTCCGCCGTGGCCGTGCTCGACCAGGGCGGACACTTCTTCCTCAAGTACCGGGCCACCGAGGTCGCCGACGCGGTCACCTCCGTGCACCTCGCGGTGCGCGACGGGGCGACCGGCGAGCTGCCCGCCCGCGATCCGCTGCACTCGTGGTGGTTCCACGGGGACACCGGGCCGGTCGCGGCCGCGGACGACGGGGCCGGTGCCGAAACGCCCTCGGGGGGCACGGAATCCGACGCCGGACCCGAGCCCAGCATGCGCCGGTTCCTCGTGGTCGCGAGCGGCCAGCTGGTCTCCATCACCGGTTCGGCGCTGACCGAGTTCGCACTGCCCCTCTGGATCCTGCTGAACACCGGTTCCCTCACCCGGTACGCGCTCTACGCGGTCGTCGCCATGGTCCCCGGCATCCTCGTCGGCCCGCTCGCGGGGGCCCTCGTCGACCGGATGGACCGGCGCACCGTGCTCCTGGCCGGGGACATCACCGCCTGCACCACGCAGGCCGGGCTCCTGGCCCTGCTCCTCACCGGGAACCTGCACTCCTGGGAGGTGTACGTCCTGCTCGGCGTGCTCTCCCTCGCCCTGACCTTCCAACGGCTCGCCTACGCCTCCGCGGTCCCGCAGCTCGTACCCAAGCAGTACCTCGGCCACGCCAACGGAATCGTCCAGCTCGCCTTCGGCACCGCCCAGTTCGTCGTCCCTCTGGTGGCCGTCGCGCTGATGGCGGCGATCGGTCTGCGCGGCATCCTCGTCATCGACGTGGCCAGCTACGTCCTGGCCATCGGTGTCCTGCTGGCGGTGAAGTTCCCCCGGACGCTGCCGTGGACCCGGCGCGAGTCGCTGGTCTCCGAGATCCGGCACGGCTTCGCCCATTCCTGGCGCAACCGGGGCTTCCGGGCGATGCTGCTGTGGTTCGCGGGGCTGAACATCTTCCTCTCCCCGCTCTTCCTGCTCATCACCCCGATGGTCCTCGCCTTCGACGACCTCCAGGGCGCGGCGCGGGTCGCGGTGGCAGGCGGCGCGGGGGCGATCCTGGGCGGCATCGTCATGGGGTTCTGGGGCGGCCCCCGGCGCCACCGGCTGCGGGGCATGCTCGGCCTCGCGGCGCTCCTCGCGCTGGCCGGAGCCGTCACCGGGCTGCACGCGGGTCTCTGGGTGATCGCCGCCGGGGCGTTCGGCATGTCGTTCGCGCTCTCCCTCGTCAACGGCGTCTACTCCACGATCGTCCAGGTCAAGGTGCCGCAGCGCTTCCACGGCCGCGTCTTCGCACTGAACACCCTGGTCGCCTGGTCCACCCTGCCGTTGGGCCACGGCGTCATCGCCCCGCTGGGCTCCTCGGTGCTGGGGCCCCTGATGGAGCCGGGCGGGGCGCTCGCCCCCGTCTTCGGCCCCCTGATCGGCACCGGGCCGGGGCGCGGCATCGCCCTGATGTACGTGCTGTTCGGCTGCGCCATGCTCGGCCTGGTCGCGCTCGGCCTGCGCCTTCCGGTACTGGCGCGCTTCGACCGGGACGTGCCCGAGGCGGAGCCGGACGATCTGGTCGGCCTGCGCGAGCGTGCCCGTATCGCCGCCGCCCGCCGCGCGAAGGAGATCCGGACATGACACCGACAGCGGTCGCCACGCTGCCCGCCCTCCTCGCCCACCGTGCCGCGGCGCACGGGGAGCGCACGGCCCTGGTCACCGGCCGTGACCGGCTCGACTTCGCGTCCTGGCAGGCCCGTTCGGGGGCGTACGCCTCCGCGCTGCGCTCCGCCGGCGTGCGGCCGGGGGACCGCGTGGTGCTCCACCACGGCACGGGACGGTGGACGGACTTCGCCGTCGCCTTCCTCGCGGTGCTGCGCGCGGGCGGGGTGGCCGTCCCGCTGTCCGACCGGTCCGCGCCGGCCACCACGGCTTACGTGCTCGCGGATACGGGGGCCCGCTTCCTGCTGCACGGCGCGGGGGACCCCCTGCCCGCGCTGCCCGGCGGGACCGCCGTGCTGACGGAGTCCGACGCCGACGGCCACCCCTCCCGGCCGGACCTGCCCGAACCCGCGCCCGGTGACCTCGCCCAGATCCTCTACACCTCCGGCACCACCGGCACCCCGAAGGCGGTCGGCGCCCGCCACTCCAACCTGGCGTACGGGTGCACCTCGGACGAGCGCAGGCGGCCGCTGCGTCACTCGTCCGCCTTCCTGCACGCCTTCCCGGTCGGCACGAACGCCGGCCAGACCATGCTGGTCAACGCGCTGAACGCGTACGCCGCCTGTGTCACCGCCCCGCAGTTCACCCCGGCCCGCTTCCTGCGCCTGCTGTCGGAGCACGACATCGGGAGCGTCTTCCTCGTCCCCGCGATGGCGATCGAACTGCTGGCGTCGCCCGCCCTCGCCGACGCGGGATCTTCGGGCGCGCGGGACGCCGTGCGCCTGGTCGGTTCCACGGCCGCCGCCCTGCCCCAGCCGGTCGCGCTCGGCCTCGGCCGGGCCTTCCCGAAGGCGCAGATCGTCAACTACTACACCTCGACCGAGGCGGCGCCCGCACAGATCACCCTGCTGTTCGACCCGGCGCGCCCCGACTCGCCCGGCCGTCCCGCCTCGCTGGCCGACCTGCGGGTGACCACGCCCGGGGGCGCGCCGGTCGCGGCGGGGCAGCCGGGCGAGCTGTGGCTGCGTTCGGCCGCGACCCCCCGGGAGTACGTGGGTGAGGCGGACGCCGAGGTCTTCCAGGGGCGCTGGATACGCATGGGCGACCTGGGCCGGGTGGACGAGGAGGGTTTCCTGCGTCTGCTCGACCGGGAGCGCGACGTCGTCAAGTCGGGCGCCCACAAGGTCTCCACCCTCCAGGTGGAGGACGCCCTGCACGCCCATCCGCAGGTCCGCGACGCCGCCGCCTTCGGGGTGCCGCACCCGGTGCTGGGAAGCGTCGTCGCCGCCGTGGTCGTCGCCGACGACGACGGCCTGACCGCCGGCGCCCTGCGGGCCTTCCTGCTCGACCTGCTGGCCGTCCACGAACTGCCCGCCACCGTGCTGTTCCGCGACGCCCTGCCGCGCAATGAGGCCGGCAAGGTCCTCAAGCGCGAACTGCGCCGCATCCTCGCCCAAGACGACTCCGAGGCCATCCTGTGAACGCGACCCTCAGCTCCGCCCAGCACGGCGTCTGGCTCACCGAGCGCACCCTGGACACCGCTTCCGCCTATCACCTGACCCTGGCCGTACACCTCGACGGCCCGCTGGACGCCGACCGCCTGGTCCGGGCCTGCTCCGCCGTCGCCGCCCATCACCCGGCCCTCACCACGGTGTTCGCCGCCGACGGCACCCCGGGGCCCGGCACCGGACCGTCGCACCCGCGCACCGCCGAGTGCGCCGCCGGTGAACTCGACGCGCTTCTCGCCCGGGAACGGGCCCTGCCCTTCGACCTCGTCCACGGTCCGCCGCACCGCTTCCTGCTCGTCCGGCTGTCCCCCGTACGGCATGTCCTGGTCCTGACCGTCCATCACCTCGTCTTCGACGGCGAGTCCAAGGACCGGCTGATCGACGACCTGGCCGCCGCCTACCGGGGCGGTCCGCTCGCCCCTGCCGCCCCGCTGCCGGAAGGCGCTCCGTCCCGCGACGCCCTCGCGGAGGCCGAGGCGTACTGGGCGGCCCGCTGGCACGACCCGGCCGCGCCCCCGCTGCCGGGGCTCGTGGTCTCCTCCGTGCCCGGCACCGCGCCCGCGCCCGGCGCGGAGACCGCGTGGAGCCTCGGGCCCGACCGGGCCGCGCGCCTGGGCGCGACGGCCGGGCGGCTCGGGCTCACCCGCTTCGAACTCCTCACCGCGTCCTGGCACGCGCTGCTCGCGCGCTACGGCGACCCCGCCCCGGTGACGGCCATCGAGCTGTCGCTGCGTCAGCCCGGCGCGGCTCGGGGCGTGGGGCCGGCCGTCAACGAGCTGCCCCTGTTCACCACGGCCGACCTCGACGCGCCGTTCGCGGTCTGGGCCCGGACGGTGCGCGCCGAGCTGCGCGCCCTGTACCGGCACCGGACCGTCCCGCTGGGCCGCTCGGTGCGCGGGCTGACCCCGCGCACCGCGCTCACCCCGCTCTCGCTCAGCTACCGGCGCCTGGCCGCTTCCCGGCCGCGCCCCGATTTCGGTGCCGGGGTGCGCGCCGAGGTCCGCCTGCTCGGCTTCTGCGGCACCGCGCGCAACCTCGTGCACCTCCAGCTCGTCGACTGCGGTTCCGAGGTGGAGGTCAGTCTCCAGTTCCGCGCCGCCGCGCTCACCGCCGACGGGGCACGACGCGTCGCGGACCACTGGACGACCCTTCTCGACGGCGCGCTGGCCGAGCCGGGGACGCCGGTCGCCGACCTGCCCCTGCTGGCGCCCCGGGAGCGGGCCGCGCAGCTGGCCGCGCCGGAGCCGCGCCCCGGACTCGCCCGGCGCACCGTGCCCGAGCTGTTCGCCGAGGCGGTGGCGGCCCGTCCGGACGCGATCGCCGTGGTCTGCGGCGACGAGACCCTGACCTACGGTGAACTCTCCGCGCTCGTCGCGCACGCGGCCGACGCGCTGGCCCGCCACGGTGCGGGCCCCGGCACGCTCGTCGGGATCGAGCTGCCGCGCGGGCGCGACCAGTTGGTGGCCGTCCTCGCCTCGCTGGCCCTCGGGGCCGCCTATCTGCCGCTCGACCCCGGCTACCCGGCCGAGCGGCTGGCGTTCATCAGGTCCGACTCCCGCCTCGCGCTCCGCGTCACGACGCGCCCCGAAGGCCCCGGCGACCTCGCCCCGGCCGCTCTCGCACCCGCCGGCCCGGACACCCCGGCGCTGCCGTCGGGCCCGACGCCCGGCCATCCCGCCTATGTGCTCTACACCTCCGGATCGACCGGGCGGCCCAAGGGCGTGGAGGTGCCCCACTCCGCGCTCGCCAACGTCCTGGGCGCCCTGCGCGACCATCTGGGCTCCCGGCCCGATGACCGCTGGCTGGGGCTCACCTCGCTGTCCTTCGACATCTCCGCCGTCGAACTGCTCCTGCCCCTCATCAGCGCAGGCCGCGTCGTCCTCGTGCCGGAGGGCGGCCACCGCGACGGGCCCGCGCTCCTCGGACTCATCGGCCGCGAGGAGGTCACGCACGTCCAGGCGACGCCCAGCGGGTGGCGGATGCTCCTCGACGCGGGTCTCGGCGGGCACGCGGCGGGGCTCACGGCGCTGACCGGCGGCGAGGCGCTGCCGCCCGCCCTGGCCACGGACCTGGGCGCCGTCAGCAAACGGCTGGTGAACGTCTACGGGCCGACCGAGACGACCATCTGGTCCACCCTGGCGGAGCCCGCCGTGAGCGACGGCGGAGAGGTCC comes from Streptomyces sp. Mut1 and encodes:
- a CDS encoding non-ribosomal peptide synthetase/MFS transporter yields the protein MSADTARPAEPAAARPADPAAARLSAAKKELLRRRLAARPAARATIPRRDPGTPVPLSFAQERLWFMEQFAPGTAAYNIPVVRRLRGPLDAGVLRAALDTAVARHETLRSRYPATDDGRPLLVIDPPGPAALTEAAAGSPDEAERLVDEASAVPFDLERGPLLRALLIRLAPDDHVLLLVVHHSVSDGWSSEVLLGEVLRGYAARVAGEPDPLPELAVRYGDFALWQREQLSGERLAAEVAHWSRELAGVEPLELAFSRPRPPRQTFDGAGHAFFVDRALLDRLAALGRLHDATVHMVLLAAVQILLARFSGRRDFAVGSPVAGRSEPELEALVGMFVNVIALPARLEGDPSFTELLRRTRETCLDAYAHQELPFAQLVSELKVARDVSRPPVFQAVLAVQNYATQRDAGSDGPLTAEPFGVRASGTRFDLELFLQEWPDGLHGSFNFNTDLFDASDIARLADHLGRLLRSVADAPGTPLSGLAGPTPDERDSETRRFNDTAVDRPATTLTALVAEQIARTPDAVAVAFDGRPALTYRQLDERADRIAARLAAEGIGPGGLVAICSERSPDLVAGLLGILRTGAAYAPLEPGYPAERLAFLLADSDAPVLLTQRGLPTPHGCTAQIMLLDDPVEPPRSRRRPAGPCPDDPAYLIYTSGSTGRPKGVPNTHRAIANRIQWMQDAYRLGPEDAVLQKTPVGFDVSVWEFFWPLATGARIVLARPGGQRDAGYLLDLIATAGVTVAHFVPAMLTVFLAEEGVERCTALRRVISSGEALPPDTARELTGRLPHCALANLYGPTEAAVDVSSWECAGPLETVPIGRPIDNTRLYVLDAALRPVPPGAPGELHIGGTAVALGYHRRPGLTAARFVPDPYGPPGSRLYRTGDLARRLPDGTLQHLGRVDQQIKLRGLRIEPGETEAALRAQPGVADAAVVLREDRPGDKRLVGYVVAAAGSDDPEPARLRTALKRLLPDHQVPSVVAVVPALPLTPNGKLDRRALPAPQLRRPSGAARPATEVERLLAGVWGEVLGLTEVGADEDFFDIGGHSLLATQVVARARTRLTEAGARPVSVMDLFTHRTVRDLAAVAARDERDDAPRPLLHRLTPPVSAAHRARTFVCVPYGGGSPVVYQPVADALPSDVELWAVAVPGHDVGVTEESVPFDELARRIAAEVRERTGGPVVVYGHCAVGTALAIAVSRLLEAAGHPLEAVYAGAQFPFARPRSRVLNALSRVASLEPLLGDRVYANWLIGLGVNTSDLDKEQAAFIIGNMRRDTQAAEDYFTRAIAEVAAGAPRLRAPLICLIGDQDPAADFYQERYREWLLLAERSAVAVLDQGGHFFLKYRATEVADAVTSVHLAVRDGATGELPARDPLHSWWFHGDTGPVAAADDGAGAETPSGGTESDAGPEPSMRRFLVVASGQLVSITGSALTEFALPLWILLNTGSLTRYALYAVVAMVPGILVGPLAGALVDRMDRRTVLLAGDITACTTQAGLLALLLTGNLHSWEVYVLLGVLSLALTFQRLAYASAVPQLVPKQYLGHANGIVQLAFGTAQFVVPLVAVALMAAIGLRGILVIDVASYVLAIGVLLAVKFPRTLPWTRRESLVSEIRHGFAHSWRNRGFRAMLLWFAGLNIFLSPLFLLITPMVLAFDDLQGAARVAVAGGAGAILGGIVMGFWGGPRRHRLRGMLGLAALLALAGAVTGLHAGLWVIAAGAFGMSFALSLVNGVYSTIVQVKVPQRFHGRVFALNTLVAWSTLPLGHGVIAPLGSSVLGPLMEPGGALAPVFGPLIGTGPGRGIALMYVLFGCAMLGLVALGLRLPVLARFDRDVPEAEPDDLVGLRERARIAAARRAKEIRT
- a CDS encoding class I adenylate-forming enzyme family protein, whose product is MTPTAVATLPALLAHRAAAHGERTALVTGRDRLDFASWQARSGAYASALRSAGVRPGDRVVLHHGTGRWTDFAVAFLAVLRAGGVAVPLSDRSAPATTAYVLADTGARFLLHGAGDPLPALPGGTAVLTESDADGHPSRPDLPEPAPGDLAQILYTSGTTGTPKAVGARHSNLAYGCTSDERRRPLRHSSAFLHAFPVGTNAGQTMLVNALNAYAACVTAPQFTPARFLRLLSEHDIGSVFLVPAMAIELLASPALADAGSSGARDAVRLVGSTAAALPQPVALGLGRAFPKAQIVNYYTSTEAAPAQITLLFDPARPDSPGRPASLADLRVTTPGGAPVAAGQPGELWLRSAATPREYVGEADAEVFQGRWIRMGDLGRVDEEGFLRLLDRERDVVKSGAHKVSTLQVEDALHAHPQVRDAAAFGVPHPVLGSVVAAVVVADDDGLTAGALRAFLLDLLAVHELPATVLFRDALPRNEAGKVLKRELRRILAQDDSEAIL
- a CDS encoding non-ribosomal peptide synthetase: MNATLSSAQHGVWLTERTLDTASAYHLTLAVHLDGPLDADRLVRACSAVAAHHPALTTVFAADGTPGPGTGPSHPRTAECAAGELDALLARERALPFDLVHGPPHRFLLVRLSPVRHVLVLTVHHLVFDGESKDRLIDDLAAAYRGGPLAPAAPLPEGAPSRDALAEAEAYWAARWHDPAAPPLPGLVVSSVPGTAPAPGAETAWSLGPDRAARLGATAGRLGLTRFELLTASWHALLARYGDPAPVTAIELSLRQPGAARGVGPAVNELPLFTTADLDAPFAVWARTVRAELRALYRHRTVPLGRSVRGLTPRTALTPLSLSYRRLAASRPRPDFGAGVRAEVRLLGFCGTARNLVHLQLVDCGSEVEVSLQFRAAALTADGARRVADHWTTLLDGALAEPGTPVADLPLLAPRERAAQLAAPEPRPGLARRTVPELFAEAVAARPDAIAVVCGDETLTYGELSALVAHAADALARHGAGPGTLVGIELPRGRDQLVAVLASLALGAAYLPLDPGYPAERLAFIRSDSRLALRVTTRPEGPGDLAPAALAPAGPDTPALPSGPTPGHPAYVLYTSGSTGRPKGVEVPHSALANVLGALRDHLGSRPDDRWLGLTSLSFDISAVELLLPLISAGRVVLVPEGGHRDGPALLGLIGREEVTHVQATPSGWRMLLDAGLGGHAAGLTALTGGEALPPALATDLGAVSKRLVNVYGPTETTIWSTLAEPAVSDGGEVLIGEPLANTRAYVLDERLRPVPYGLPGELYLGGAGLAHGYRARPGLTATRFVPDPYGPPGARLYRTGDLVRRLPGGGLVCLGRSDTQIKLRGHRIELGEIEARLTSHPSVARAAAAVHGAEGDRRLSAYVVPAGPPPTAEELRAHLAAALPAAAVPATYTVLEVFPLTPNGKLDRAALPEPVPERGPTAGDDGGPCSGPAADAVLAIWREVLELDDLGPDEDLFDLGGHSLTITAIAARIHRTLGVDLPFDVFFDAPTVRGVAAAVTALRKE